The Montipora foliosa isolate CH-2021 chromosome 14, ASM3666993v2, whole genome shotgun sequence genome window below encodes:
- the LOC137985423 gene encoding LOW QUALITY PROTEIN: dermatan-sulfate epimerase-like protein (The sequence of the model RefSeq protein was modified relative to this genomic sequence to represent the inferred CDS: inserted 2 bases in 1 codon; deleted 2 bases in 1 codon), whose translation MLILLFDLVQISRERAVHPNLYFSAGEVNRLRQQAKTTHREIFAGIAEAAEYIKAKPLRYLPPRDWFKFSSRWNEDHGNNFGALAMYCVLNHTDIKARNIALQFFDNFVSLPNWRFRANMVDDVPVAHSLVGVATAYDFLYEHLDVGLKEKTFTKIANVTKELYERSFKLSWGSQYIQNHVATNYVALLIGALVVEQEIEEAKIWKTRAHRMLHRTMFLLNLVKDGSMEEGVAYGSYTSRSLTQYIFLANRHLGIDLTNNNWLAEHFWFMYRTILPGFTETVGIADSNSNWFYGPESQLVFLDNYVMRNGYGNWLAGRIRRMRLKIAKIAXASHRYCTLHTEFIFYNASIPETEPPNATTPQLHVFKDWGVVTYGGGALDKDGRKHTFLSFKTSVLHGRAMNNIFRHKPLTWIEGWRNFNPGHEHPDQGSFVFAPHGVPFITEALYGPKYTWLNNALLFGPATIPSCSESHEGQIGDCEQWMVYRNESTWLADAELTAASQKDEVVFASGEYSGWYRYSLGLESVYRAVVLLNPGVLLVVDHIETTASESSTRYVSAFFHNRYNPFVLKKDKYGETLVSIMLEGHPYHVLCFNGHQEYSEVQSQSTKYPSEAGIRETHFLNITTILNPKQTRLGYLFVSPGNNVTKLHLEAEETGVYAHLEINGLQHRVAIATNFQKRFEFLGFDGVAKIEIINTKQTIVFGRLDQVLRISKIHEYKFHLLEIYIGLVALIIGFVAFLFLHLLSRGRLFICNQRVRVISLTGGSIIIWLFIKSWISKLYQ comes from the exons ATGCTGATCCTTCTGTTTGACTTGGTTCAAATATCACGAGAACGAGCAGTCCACCCTAACCTCTATTTTTCCGCCGGA GAAGTCAATCGCTTGCGACAGCAGGCGAAAACAACTCATCGGGAGATTTTCGCTGGCATAGCAGAAGCTGCTGAGTATATCAAAGCAAAGCCCTTAAGATATCTGCCACCAAGAGACTGGTTTAAATTTTCTAGTAGATGGAACGAAGACCATGGGAATAACTTTGGAGCTTTAGCTATGTACTGTGTGTTGAACCACACTGACATTAAAGCTAGAAATATTGCTTTGCAATTTTTTGACAACTTCGTCTCCTTACCAAACTGGCGTTTTAGGGCGAACATGGTGGACGACGTACCTGTGGCACATAGCCTGGTTGGCGTAGCAACGGCCTATGATTTTCTTTACGAACACCTCGATGTTGGTTTGAAAGAGAAAACTTTCACGAAGATTGCAAATGTCACCAAGGAGCTTTACGAAAGGTCCTTTAAGCTTTCCTGGGGTTCACAGTACATCCAAAATCACGTTGCTACTAATTATGTAGCCTTGTTAATAGGAGCATTGGTCGTTGAGCAAGAAATCGAAGAAGCAAAGATTTGGAAAACACGAGCACATCGTATGCTTCATCGTACCATGTTTCTTCTTAATCTTGTCAAGGATGGTTCTATGGAAGAAGGAGTAGCGTATGGTTCTTACACTTCAAGGTCTCTGACTCAGTATATTTTCCTGGCTAACCGACACCTTGGAATTGACTTGACGAACAACAACTGGTTGGCAGAACACTTCTGGTTCATGTATCGTACGATTCTTCCAGGATTCACCGAGACTGTTGGCATTGCAGATTCAAACTCCAATTGGTTCTACGGACCCGAGAGCCAGCTCGTTTTCTTGGATAATTACGTCATGAGAAACGGCTACGGAAACTGGCTTGCGGGTCGAATCCGAAGAATGCGATTAAAGATCGCTAAAATTGC TGCTTCCCATCGTTATTGCACGCTCCATACCGAGTTCATCTTCTACAACGCAAGTATTCCAGAAACCGAACCTCCGAATGCAACAACTCCGCAGCTTCATGTTTTCAAGGACTGGGGAGTCGTGACATACGGAGGCGGAGCGTTAGATAAGGACGGACGAAAGCATACATTTCTATCGTTTAAGACGAGTGTATTGCACGGAAGAGCGATGAACAACATTTTCAGACACAAACCTCTGACGTGGATTGAAGGGTGGCGTAATTTCAACCCAGGCCACGAGCATCCAGACCAAGGATCCTTTGTATTTGCGCCCCATGGTGTCCCTTTTATCACTGAGGCACTCTATGGCCCGAAATACACATGGCTGAATAATGCGCTTCTATTTGGTCCAGCAACGATTCCCAGTTGTTCCGAATCTCATGAAGGACAAATTGGAGACTGTGAGCAGTGGATGGTTTACAGAAACGAGTCCACGTGGCTTGCTGATGCTGAACTTACCGCTGCTTCGCAGAAGGATGAAGTTGTTTTTGCAAGTGGAGAGTATTCAGGGTGGTATAGGTATTCTTTGGGTCTCGAAAGTGTTTACCGTGCTGTTGTATTGTTAAACCCAGGGGTTCTTCTGGTTGTTGACCATATTGAGACCACTGCATCGGAAAGTTCAACTCGTTACGTGAGTGCGTTTTTCCATAACAGATACAATCCTTTCGTCTTGAAAAAAGACAAGTATGGAGAAACGTTGGTTTCCATCATGCTAGAAGGCCACCCTTACCACGTCCTGTGTTTCAACGGTCATCAGGAATACAGCGAAGTCCAATCACAAAGCACAAAGTATCCTTCAGAGGCTGGGATACGAGAGACTCATTTCCTCAACATAACGACAATTTTGAATCCAAAGCAAACCAGATTAGgttatttgtttgtttcacCCGGAAATAATGTAACAAAACTTCACCTAGAAGCGGAAGAAACTGGAGTATATGCACATTTGGAAATCAATGGCCTTCAACACCGGGTAGCTATCGCTACAAACTTTCAAAAGCGTTTTGAGTTTCTTGGATTTGATGGAGTTGCAAAGATTGAAATAATAAATACAAAGCAAACGATTGTGTTTGGAAGACTAGATCAAGTCTTACGCATCTCCAAGATACATGAGTATAAATTTCATCTTCTAGAGATTTATATTGGCCTCGTTGCCTTGATTATTGGATTTGTTGCCTTTCTCTTCCTCCACTTGCTATCACGCGGACGTTTGTTTATCTGCAACCAGCGAGTGCGCGTGATATCTTTGACAGGTGGATCCATAATAATATGGCTATTTATAAAATCGTGGATAAGCAAACTATATCAATGA
- the LOC137984724 gene encoding dermatan-sulfate epimerase-like protein has translation MILVHWIMLILLFDLVQISRERAVHPNLYFSPNEVNRLRQQAKTTHREIFAGIAEAAEYIKAKPLRYLPPRDWFKFSSRWNEDHGNNFGALAMYCVLNHTDIKARNIALQFFDNFVSLPNWRFRANMVDDVPVAHSLVGVATAYDFLYEHLDVGLKEKTFTKIANVTKELYERSFKLSWGSQYIQNHVATNYVALLIGALVVEQEIEEAKIWKTRAHRMLHRTMFLLNLVKDGSMEEGVAYGSYTSRSLTQYIFLANRHLGIDLTNNNWLAEHFWFMYRTILPGFTETVGIADSNSNWFYGPESQLVFLDNYVMRNGYGNWLAGRIRRMRLKIAKLPASHRYCTLHTEFIFYNASIPETEPPNATTPQLHVFKDWGVVTYGGGALDKDGRKHTFLSFKTSVLHGRAMNNIFRHKPLTWIEGWRNFNPGHEHPDQGSFVFAPHGVPFITEALYGPKYTWLNNALLFGPATIPSCSESHEGQIGDCEQWMVYRNESTWLADAELTAASQKDEVVFASGEYSGWYRYSLGLESVYRAVVLLNPGVLLVVDHIETTASESSTRYVSAFFHNRYNPFVLKKDKYGETLVSIMLEGHPYHVLCFNGHQEYSEVQSQSTKYPSEAGIRETHFLNITTILNPKQTRLGYLFVSPGNNVTKLHLEAEETGVYAHLEINGLQHRVAIATNFQKRFEFLGFDGVAKIEIINTKQTIVFGRLDQVLRISKIHEYKFHLLEIYIGLVALIIGFVAFLFLHLLSRGRLFICNQRVRVISLTGGSIIIWLFIKSWISKLYQ, from the coding sequence ATGATTTTAGTTCACTGGATTATGCTGATCCTTCTGTTTGACTTGGTTCAAATATCACGAGAACGAGCAGTCCACCCTAACCTCTATTTTTCGCCGAATGAAGTCAATCGCTTGCGACAGCAGGCGAAAACAACTCATCGGGAGATTTTCGCTGGCATAGCAGAAGCTGCTGAGTATATCAAAGCAAAGCCCTTAAGATATCTGCCACCAAGAGACTGGTTTAAATTTTCTAGTAGATGGAACGAAGACCATGGGAATAACTTTGGAGCTTTAGCTATGTACTGTGTGTTGAACCACACTGACATTAAAGCTAGAAATATTGCTTTGCAATTTTTTGACAACTTCGTCTCCTTACCAAACTGGCGTTTTAGGGCGAACATGGTGGACGACGTACCTGTGGCACATAGCCTGGTTGGCGTAGCAACGGCCTATGATTTTCTTTACGAACACCTCGATGTTGGTTTGAAAGAGAAAACTTTCACGAAGATTGCAAATGTCACCAAGGAGCTTTACGAAAGGTCCTTTAAGCTTTCCTGGGGTTCACAGTACATCCAAAATCACGTTGCTACTAATTATGTAGCCTTGTTAATAGGAGCATTGGTCGTTGAGCAAGAAATCGAAGAAGCAAAGATTTGGAAAACACGAGCACATCGTATGCTTCATCGTACCATGTTTCTTCTTAATCTTGTCAAGGATGGTTCTATGGAAGAAGGAGTAGCGTATGGTTCTTACACTTCAAGGTCTCTGACTCAGTATATTTTCCTGGCTAACCGACACCTTGGAATTGACTTGACGAACAACAACTGGTTGGCAGAACACTTCTGGTTCATGTATCGTACGATTCTTCCAGGATTCACCGAGACTGTTGGCATTGCAGATTCAAACTCCAATTGGTTCTACGGACCCGAGAGCCAGCTCGTTTTCTTGGATAATTACGTCATGAGAAACGGCTACGGAAACTGGCTTGCGGGTCGAATCCGAAGAATGCGATTAAAGATCGCTAAATTGCCTGCTTCCCATCGTTATTGCACGCTCCATACCGAGTTCATCTTCTACAACGCAAGTATTCCAGAAACCGAACCTCCGAATGCAACAACTCCGCAGCTTCATGTTTTCAAGGACTGGGGAGTCGTGACATACGGAGGCGGAGCGTTAGATAAGGACGGACGAAAGCATACATTTCTATCGTTTAAGACGAGTGTATTGCACGGAAGAGCGATGAACAACATTTTCAGACACAAACCTCTGACGTGGATTGAAGGGTGGCGTAATTTCAACCCAGGCCACGAGCATCCAGACCAAGGATCCTTTGTATTTGCGCCCCATGGTGTCCCTTTTATCACTGAGGCACTCTATGGCCCGAAATACACATGGCTGAATAATGCGCTTCTATTTGGTCCAGCAACGATTCCCAGTTGTTCCGAATCTCATGAAGGACAAATTGGAGACTGTGAGCAGTGGATGGTTTACAGAAACGAGTCCACGTGGCTTGCTGATGCTGAACTTACCGCTGCTTCGCAGAAGGATGAAGTTGTTTTTGCAAGTGGAGAGTATTCAGGATGGTATAGGTATTCTTTGGGTCTCGAAAGTGTTTACCGTGCTGTTGTATTGTTAAACCCAGGGGTTCTTCTGGTTGTTGACCATATTGAGACCACTGCATCGGAAAGTTCAACTCGTTACGTGAGTGCGTTTTTCCATAACAGATACAATCCTTTCGTCTTGAAAAAAGACAAGTATGGAGAAACGTTGGTTTCCATCATGCTAGAAGGCCACCCTTACCACGTCCTGTGTTTCAACGGTCATCAGGAATACAGCGAAGTCCAATCACAAAGCACAAAGTATCCTTCAGAGGCTGGGATACGAGAGACTCATTTCCTCAACATAACGACAATTTTGAATCCAAAGCAAACCAGATTAGgttatttgtttgtttcacCCGGAAATAATGTAACAAAACTTCACCTAGAAGCGGAAGAAACCGGAGTATATGCACATTTGGAAATCAATGGCCTTCAACACCGGGTAGCTATCGCTACAAACTTTCAAAAGCGTTTTGAGTTTCTTGGATTTGATGGAGTTGCAAAGATTGAAATAATAAATACAAAGCAAACGATTGTGTTTGGAAGACTAGATCAAGTCTTACGCATCTCCAAGATACATGAGTATAAATTTCATCTTCTAGAGATTTATATTGGCCTCGTTGCCTTGATTATTGGATTTGTTGCCTTTCTCTTCCTCCACTTGCTATCACGCGGACGTTTGTTTATCTGCAACCAGCGAGTGCGCGTGATATCTTTGACAGGTGGATCCATAATAATATGGCTATTTATAAAATCGTGGATAAGCAAACTATATCAATGA